aaatagaataaaatccatacaaaatatttccatttttcgCTTGTTCACAaatcacacacaaaaaatgcCTCCGCAAGGTAGGAGAGTGTTGAGACTTAGTCGCCAAAGAGCTTCTTGCCTAGATCCATCATCCTGTGGTTGCGGCACACGCGCAGGGCATCCGCCTTCTTGAGCACGGCCTGGACATCGCCATTGACGTCCACCAGCTGGGAGAGGAAGTCCTCGTAGGCGGATTTCACATTGGCCGGCAGCGTGCCGATCTTCACCTTCTTCAGGGTTTTCACAATGCCCTCGGCCCAGCCGGATTCCAGGGCGAACTCTGATAGCCAGGGCACTAGAGGTAGTACTCCGCACATGGTCTGCATGCCCAGGAACCACAGTTCCGAGAGGTCCGACCAAAAGCCCTTGTAGGCAATGGACACCACCAGGGCGGTGGGGTCGTTGCTTTCGTCGATGTTGTAAGCGTCCCACAGGAAGCGGATGGTGGCCTGGATGTAGCGACAGATGGAGAAGTCGTTTTGCTTCACCTTCTTGGACTGCTGCTTCAGGAGGAGCAGTCCCAGGACCGCTAGGTTGCCGTGGATCACCAGGTTGTCGGGGGTATCCTTCAACTCGGGCAGGTTCTCGACCACGAACTTAAGCAGGCTGGCAAAGGTGGCTCCGTCCTCGGCCTTTTTGGGCTCCAGAACCGTGAAGTTCATCAGGATGTTGCACAGCGCCACGATGGCAGTCCTGGCCACCTTCATCTCCGCCTGCTGCTCGGGCGTGGGAACCGGATCCGGCTCGTTCATACGCTTCAAGCGCTCAGCTCGCGGAATGGGCGGCCTCTTCCAGTGGGCAATGCTGAAGTAAAACTCCAGGGCTTCCAAGAGCACCTCATCCTGTTTGTGAGTGAAAAGCACCCTCctggcctcctcctccacggCAAAGTGGCAGAGGGCCGGCAACATGATCCTCAGGACATCGATAGGGGGTTCGCCCTCCCTGGGGCCCGCCCTCCAGGTCTTCAGATCGTGGAAGCTCTCGTTGGCCACTTTGAGCATAAAGGGCAGAAGCTTGTAGATGGCCGGTCTCATGGCCGTGGTTTCCTGGGCAAGCCAAGCGGACAAAACCTTAACGATGGCCACCACAAACTTCTTGTCCCGGGGATTGGCACTGTCCCGGATCTTGTCCTGGCTAACTCGGGTCAGAACAGCTACGACCTGATTAAAGGCACCCTTGAGAGCCGTGTAGGTGGTCTGCTTCTCCTTGGGTTCCAGGTCCAGCTGGTCGGTGGCCATGTACTCGATACACTGCTCCAGGATTACAAAACAGCAGGAAAGCAGATCCGCCTGCTTGAAGGTGGTCTCCAGCTTCTTTTCATCCATCTGCATGCGCACCTCGATGGccgccagctggaggagctgcaggaAGAACTGCTTCTGCTCGTCCATGAAGGCCCACTGGATGCCCAGAACCTGCAGGGTGGTGGCTATCAGGTGCAGGGCTGGATCCCTCTGCTTGGGCCCAATCTTGGCCTTCAGGATGTCGCCGCAGCCCTTGAACAAGCTCTCTGGCCAGATTTGACCCTCCAAAGAATTAATCACAATCTCCTTACGACAGGTGATCAGGATGTCGGCCAGAATCCGGCACAGCTCGTACTTCCTGTCCGTGTGGTCGGTTTCCATGTCCAGTGCGATCCTCTGGATCAGGGCGTGGAAGGCGGTGGGGTCCTCGGGCCAGGAGATctttccgaactggttcaccAGCAGCACGATCAGATGAAGGGCCTCATCGGTCTGGAAGCTCTGGGCGGAGTAGATCTGGGACATCTTGGGAATGGCACCGGTGGCCAGGAGAGCCTGCTGGCCCGGCTCATGGCTGGCGATGCTCTTCAAGCAGCTGTAGGCCTCGCTGACCACAATCAGGTTGTCCTCGTAGTCCTCGTCATCGGCCTGCTCCACGATCTCCAGCAGCGTGGGTATGGCATCGATTATGTCCTTGTGCGtggccagctcctcctcctggcagAAGCAGGTGAGGATGGACAGGGCCACGCTCTTGTACACCAGCGGGGGACAATCGCTGGGCAGGTCCTTGGACACCAGCAGTTTCTTGAGGAAGGGGAATCCAATGGCCTCGAAGAGCAGCTTCTTGCCCTCCGCATTGCAGTCCTTGCCCTTCACCAGCTTGGTGACCATGAACAGGGTTGCGAACTTCTCTGTGTCGCTGCGCGTGCCCTTCAACAGGTTGGCGCACTTGCGCACGGGCTCCGGCACGTCCGTCATCCTGGTTTCCAACTTTCCGGGTGTGTATCTCGCGGATCGCCTATATACAGCCTTATATACCTAACGGCTGCTCGCTGTGGATGTGAATATGGACGTGGTATGTGCGCAGCGTGGCCTTCTATAAATATCTCCTCACACTTTCACTTGGCTACAGTCTTCCCGTTGGCTCTTTTTTCGCCGGATTCTTTGGGTTTCTGGGTTCTGCGTTCCGTGTCTTAGCTCGACGACGCACTCTCGCGCACTGATCTCCGCCAGCGGAAAACTCGCGAGTGGCTTTCCCAATTTTCCAAAAGCTGTGCAGCTGTTGTCGTTCGAACGGGGAAACCTacacataatttatttatacatatcaTGCCATACTCTTTACTGATACGCTGGGAAAACTCAATTGAGGATCTATAgggcattattatttttctgatttttacaaatttaaacaaattcattaaaaatatactgtGATTCATTGCTCATTTTAATTTGTAGagtttaaaacttattaataattctttctaaaaaaaagtaataatactACAAGATGcgtaacatattttaaaacaaaatcaagCAATCATAAATGAGACAAGGGTATAAAACCCACCTTAACAATTAAGAAATCTGATGAAAATAATGTCTTTTTATACTgtaatattaacaaattttatatagAAGGTAAATATTATACCCATTTAATAGCGTATTTcaaagttcatttattttttttggcattaattttcccattttcttcGGCCTATTTGAAAAACATTTGAAATCAAACGGATGACCAATGCAATGCTTTTGGCTCTCTGCTTTTCCTTCTCCACTTTTCCACTTTGCTCTCTTATTTTTTCCGGCTTTTCACTCTCCTGAGTATCGTTGTGTATATTTAGAAAAtgatttttcgtttttccgACTTTTTCGTGTTTACATTTTAGTCAACTCTGAAATGTTCACCGCCGGCTGCATTTCTTCCAGAATATTTTGAATACGTATTTGCATTCTACGCGGCACGTACATAAGCTCCTATGTGGCCACAAATATCTATTCGgatatgtataaatatgtttgtacATAGGTGTGTCCGCATCAATATCCAGCCAGACATATAAATAAACCACTCCGGTGCAGCGGGAGtacacatatttttaaatacataaattaaaaattaacttagTTATATAGACACATTGTTATAGGCATATATGGATCgcaaatttgcatatttaatttgaatgtgATGCTTTCTGCCATTTCATGCTGGGGTCAATGAATTTAATTGCACATTGCACtttgtttcaaattaaatGGATTTCATTAGGactcattttaaaaatctatttattttcaacTGTACACAAGctgatttattgtttatttttactaaATGACGTACACTGTTATGTTTTGGctcataattattatattttttcctgcTTTGTTGCCTTAAAACATCtgtttatgtatattttacactGACAACGTCGTCGACAGAGACATCATTGGGGGCTATTTATTCTTTTTggcatttaattcttttagcacaattttacatatttattggcTAATGAGGCATACAATCTGACACATTCTCGAAAGTTGGCCTTAAGGCGAGAGAAATCTCTGGCCATTTCACGCTCTCTCCACATAACCGAACATATATAGTCGGCCATTAAATCTTTAACACGATTTCAGGGCCACAAAAGTCGGTTATTCGGCCTCATATTGATCATAATGCAAATGAAAAACTTTATCCATTCTGGATTATTTACTGCCGCgcacaaaatgcaaatttgtctggaccagcagcaccagcagtcCCGCTTCATATCAGAGGACCCggagaatatatacatatatgcataatATATAGTAGATGCAGCAGCACAAATCGGATCCCATAtctgctgctgccgttttgCGTTTgcctttgttattattatatttggcGGTCCTGCCGCGAACATGAGCCAAGTGGTCATTGAATGCGGTCGTTTGACCGTTTTTGGGCAAACGCGGCTTAATTGCGTTGCTAGCAATTTCAATAATTGGGTTATAACgaaattgattaatttttacatttcACTAATTATGTGCCGGGGCAAATCCGCtgctattgttattattataattataaagcGGAAATATGCTGGCCATCCATAGCGTTCATTTGTCTGTTGGCTCTTATTTGTTTACTCAGCTGCACTTTTGTGTGGGTGCTTGACCATTTTTCGGACTGGCGTTGCCTACTCTCGGGCTGCGGTGAGAAATTCGCTTAAATCAGAAGAGCCTAGCTGTGGAAATTGCGAAAAATTACCCACAAACTGGCTACTTCTTTGGACACATCACTGGGCTCTGCCCTTATCTAGCTCGGCACATAACCAGGAAGAGCTAGAAAaggcaacatcaacatcaataattgaaataaatcgCTTGACAAACGATGTTCGGTCCAGAGGCAGCAAAGGAAACACAAAAACAGAGGACACAAAACCAaggacaaaaaataaagaggaaaAACCAGGACCAGGAAGAGTGagagcacaaaaaaaagaaaacactcTTATCACTAATCATGAGAGCAAGTCGGAGTCCAAGCCAAAAGGGGGAAAAGTGAACCCACAAATAGGAGAGGAGGAGTAACTTACACAAAGGGAAAATtatgataaaaaaaactattttaaataccctaattaactttataaatgtacataaaaagactcattaattttaaaataattcttaaaacTTGAGAAGGATTGCTCAACATGCTCAACTTAACAAGTTCCTTATAAATATAGATTAAGGTGCCATAAGTTAAAGCATAACATGTTATAAATATCACATAATATAGTCACAAAAACCCAATTATATCCCTTTGTAGCAAGCAGCCACACTAACCGATTGTAGCAAGCAGCCACACTAACCGATGTAGCAAACAGTCACACTACCCTATACACTTACACACCTATTGTACATACACGGCTGGATTATACGATAGTTATAAGCACAATAGATACATCTCGCTCTCACATGAAGATCGTGCTTAGGAACATTACTCTGTATGTCCCTTTCGCACGATCGTCAACTGACACACCAATACATACATGTAATAGGCTAAGCATAGAATGGAAGAATGAATAAAGAACACTTCGTTTTGTGACCACCGAAAAGACAAGAACGTGCCTTCCTACAATTCAGAAGTGGGATAACTGAGAATAAATTTTTCTCAGACGCTCAACCTACAAAGtgaataaaacattaaaaataaacagtgGTGTTACAAACAACAACGGAAAATGGAAACCATCGGTGCAGACGACTACACGGTGGCGGAACTACGCAATTGGCTGGGAAGGCTCAACATGCCGAAAAGTGGAAACAAGGCAACGCTTGCGGCGAGGCTCAATGGAGTGCCCCCCGAAGCGCGAGGAGTTTGCCCGGCGATGGAGGAAAACGACGCTGGTAGTAGCGGTTTGGAGCACGAGGACGCCGGATCGGCGGCGCCAGACAGCGGCGTTGAAACCGTGAGCAACATGATCGAACACGAGGCTGGAGCGGCGGCGCCAGGCAACGGCGTTATAACCGTGAGCGACATGATCGAACACGAGGCTGGAGCGGCTTCCCCAGTGGCTGAGGGAAGCGTGCATGTTCGCGATGACGCCGGGCCTTCGAAGTTCAACAGCCGGGGCAGTCGGGAGCCGGCAAACGAGGTTTCGACGCAATTGGATGCCCTAAAGCGTCAACTCGAGTTAGTCCAATTGGAAAACGAGATTCTGAGAATGGAATTTGCTCAGCGTCATAACAGTGCTGCCACACCGAACCAGAACAGTGCTGCCACACCGAACCAGAACTGTGCTGCCACACCGAATCAGAACGGTGCTGCCACACCGAATCAGAACGGTGCTGCCACACCGAATCAGAACAATGTATCCACACCAGATCGAAACGTCGCTGGCGGAGACGCCAGATCGGAGGGGACACCAGTAAACAACAATTCTTTGCTGGCCATGGCCAGAGAAATGCTCCCAACATACGACGGCGCCGCTAACAACAAACTGCCTGTCAGCACCTGGATCGCACAACTTAATGCTATCACGAAAATGTACAAGCTGAGCGATGACGTGATCCGCATGTTAGTAATGTCGAAACTAAAGGACCGCGCTCAAGTTTGGTTGCACTCGTCTGAAAGTTTGCTGACCTTGCCGATTCATGAACTACTACGACAGATTGATGAGGCTTTCAATAGCAAGGAGAGCAAGATAATGTCTCGACGCAAATTTCAAGGGCGCAAGTGGAATCCGTCTGAAGATTTTTCCACATACTTCAAGGAAAAAACCCTTCTAGCCACACACATCCAAATGGACGACGAAGAGCTAATCGACAGCATCATAGAGGGGATTCCCGACACTCTTCTGCGACAGCAAGCACACATGCATTGCTTTAACTCGTCTGCACAGCTGTTGCAGGCGTTTGCGAAGGTTGCTTTACGTAAGCCACCACTGTTTTCGTCAGGACGAGCTAAAGTTTCGGCCGGGGATGGACCTACTTCGGCCCCTCCAAAAAGGTGCTTCAACTGCAACTCCATTGGACACTTCGCTGCTGACTGCCGCAAACCCAAGCGTGAGCACGGAGCCTGCTACGCATGTGGCAGTATGGATCACCAGGTGCACCACTGCACTGAGAAGAAGTTCGTGCCCAGCAATGAATATGTAAGACcgtttaagatttattttggTTCAGAACCTgatcaatttttgtttttagaatgCCTAATCGATTCTGGGAGTCCAATTAGTTTCATCAAGATGTCATACGTGGAAAACATACTAGAAAAGCAAAATATCAAGTCAAATGAAAAGATTCTCACAAATTACGTTGGCTTAAACGGTAGCCCCTTAGATATAATCGGAAAAATATCATGTTTTGTTATTATCAATAAAGAAATGCTTAATTTTGAGTTACTAATTGTGGCGAACAAATCGATGGCATATGGAACAGTTTTGGGACGAGATTTCATGAGCATTTGTAACTTTAAGATTGTGAGAGAAAATGATAGTTCAAATGATAGTTATGCTAAAAATGATAGTTCAAATGATAGTTATGCTAAAAATGATAGTTCAAATGATAGTTATGCTAAAAATGATAGTTCAAATGATAGTTATGCTGAAAATGATTGTTCAAATGATAGATATGCGAAAAATTATTGTCCAAATTACAGAAATTTAGAAAATGAttgttcaaataaaaaaagtggCGAAGACGATAGGTCAAAATGTAATGATAACAAATTTAAGGATACGAACAATGTCAAGTCGATACAAAATACAGTAAAGTCACAGTATGATGAACAAAGTCGTGAAAAGGGAAGCAAAATGAATAGTCAATATGATAACAGTTTTGAATCAGAAATGTTATTAATAGAATATCCCGAGGCAACTGAATGCAGCCAGCTGAACATAAATGAGAATTGCGGTGTGAATTTAAGAAGCAGAATGATAACtatttttgaacaattttatgTAAAAGCGAAACGTCCAGTACTCCCATCAATAAAATGGGAAATGAaacttaattttgaaaaaactaAACCGTTCAACTACCCTCCGAGACGTCTATCGTTTGCGGAGAAAAGCCAAGTTCAAGAGTTATTAGACGATTATATAAAAGATGGTATTATACGTGCAAGCGAGTCTGAATATGCGTCACCAATTGTTCTAGTTAAGAAAAAGTCAGGAGAGTTAAGAATGTGCGTTGATTATCGCACACTTAACAAAAATATGCTAAAAGACAACTACCCCACCCCCCTCATAGACGATCTAATTGATAAACTTTCTGAAAAAGTCCTTTTTACGAAGCTAGATCTTAGAAACGGATTCTTTCATGTGCACATGCATGAGGATTCGGTCAAATACACCGCGTTCACTACGCCAATGGGACAATACGAATGGCTTAGAATGCCGTTTGGGCTAAGAAACGCCCCCGCAGTCTTTCAAAGATTTGTAAATAGAATTTTTGCTGATTTGGTTAGAGAGGACAAAGTTCTCATTTACATGGACGATATTTTGATAGCAACAAAAGATAGTAAGAGtcatttagaaatattaacAGAGGTGTTTAAGCGATTAGTAGATAACAAGCTAGAGCTAAGAATAGACAAATGTGAATTCCTTCAAAGTGAAGTAAAGTATTTAGGATATATTATATCAGGAGGTGGCATTAAACCAGATTCAAAGGGTATGCAAGCAGTTAAAGATTTTCCTGTGCCAACCAAAACGCATGAAGTTCAGAGCTTTCTTGGATTGTGTTCTTATTTTAGAAGATTCGTTAAAGATTTTTCGACGAAAGCAAAACCGTTATACGATCTTATACGAAAAGATAGAAAATTTGATTTCGGTGCGACAGAGTTAGAATGTTttgaaacattaaaaacaaatcttCTAGAAGCCCCAATTTTGGCATTGTACAGTCCGACAGATCCAACGGAATTACACTGTGACGCTAGTGCTTTAGGGTTTGGTTCAATTCTTATgcagaaaaagaaagataATAAGTTTCATCCAGTAATTTACTTTTCCAAACGAACGACCGATATTGAAGCGAAATATCATAGTTTCGAATTAGAAACCCTTGCGGTGATTTACTCCTTGCAACGTTTTAGGATCTACCTTCAAGGAATAGAGTTCAAAATAGTCACAGATTGTAGCGCTTTTACCCTAgcattaaacaagaaagaactAAGTCCAAGGATAGCCAGATGGGCGCTTTTTCTGCAAGATTACGATTATGTTCTAGAACATAGAGCCGGTAAGCGCATGCAGCACGTGGATGCACTTAGtagaaacacacacatactgaCAATAGATTCTAACTCATTTgaggaaaatttaattatttgccaAAGCAGAGACGAAAAAATCAAACCTATAGCTGAGCAGCTTCAACGGACAGAACTCAAAGATTACGAAATGCGGAACGGAATAGTTTATCGAAAGAAAGATAAAGGAGCACTTTTGTTTTACGTACCAAGCGAAATGGAAAGccatgttttgtttaattatcaTGATCAGTTAGGACACGTTGGCATAGACAAAATGGTAGAAGTTATTTCAAAAAGCTACTGGTTTCCTAAAGTTAGAGATAAATGCAAGTTACACATTAGCAACTGTCTAAAATGCATTGCATACTCTGAGAAGTCTGGGAAGGAAGAGGGATTCCTTCATAATATTCCTAAAGTTAACATTCCATTTGATGTCGTACATATAGATCATTATGGTCCTGTTGATAAAAGTAGATCGAACAAACACGTATTAGTGATAATAGACGCGTTCACAAAGTTCGTAAGACTCTATCcggcaaaaacaacgaaatctAGGGAAGCAATAGTAGCGTTGAAAGACTACTTTAGGGCTTACAGTAGGCCGAAATGTATCATTTCAGACCGCGGTACGTGTTTTACCTCTAAAGAATTTCAGGACTTCTTGGAGGAATGCGAAGTAAAGCACATTAAGATAGCTACCGGATCCCCACAGGCTAACGGTCAAGTAGAAAGGGTGAATAGAAGCATAGGTCCCATGATCGCTAAGTTGACGGAACCAGACAAAGGATTGTACTGGGACACAGTTTTAGAAACAGTTGAATACGCTTTAAACAATACAATGCAAAGATCAATTAATCAGCACCCAAGTAAAGTTTTGTTCGGAGTATCTCAAAAAGGCAGAGTTATAGATAGTTTGAAAGAAAGGTtagaagaaataaataaaaatagcgAAGATATAAATCTGAATAAAATTAGAGATAAAGCTAGTGAAAACATCGAGAAGTTGCAAGAATACAATAAATTACGAACAGACTCGAAAAGAAAAGACCCctgtaaatatgaaaaagAAGATTTGGTGATGATAAAGAATTTCGACTCGCATGTAGGCGTTTCTAAAAAACTAATTCCTAAGTTCAAAGGTCCGTATAGAATAACGAAAGTTTTGCGGAATGATAGATACGTCGTGGAGGATGTTGAAGGTTTCCAACAGTCCAGACTTCCTTATAAAGGAGTTTGGGCTGTAGCAAATATGCGCCCGTGGATAAGCAAAAGTCAAAGTTAACGTTAAGAGATCAGGAGCTCTCCGGTCAGGATGGCCGATTGTAGCAAGCAGCCACACTAACCGATTGTAGCAAGCAGCCACACTAACCGATGTAGCAAACAGTCACACTACCCTATACACTTACACACCTATTGTACATACACGGCTGGATTATACGATAGTTATAAGCACAATAGATACATCTCGCTCTCACATGAAGATCGTGCTTAGGAACACTACTCTGTATGTCCCTTTCGCACGATCGTCAACTGACACACCAATACATACATGTAATAGGCTAAGCATAGAATGGAAGAATGAATAAAGAACACTTCGTTTTGTGACCACCGAAAAGACAAGAACGTGCCTTCCTACACCTTGAATatgttttaattgttgttaacTTGAACAATTAACTCCTATTTTACCCTTCATTTGTAATGAAAGTTTCGAGCGCTGAAATTCCCTTATTTTTGTTGCCATGTAAGCTCGATTGTATAGGCAGGACCCCCCAAGGACTCTGCGAAaactcgcactcgcactggCACTCGTGCTTCC
Above is a genomic segment from Drosophila kikkawai strain 14028-0561.14 chromosome 3R, DkikHiC1v2, whole genome shotgun sequence containing:
- the Neurochondrin gene encoding neurochondrin homolog encodes the protein MTDVPEPVRKCANLLKGTRSDTEKFATLFMVTKLVKGKDCNAEGKKLLFEAIGFPFLKKLLVSKDLPSDCPPLVYKSVALSILTCFCQEEELATHKDIIDAIPTLLEIVEQADDEDYEDNLIVVSEAYSCLKSIASHEPGQQALLATGAIPKMSQIYSAQSFQTDEALHLIVLLVNQFGKISWPEDPTAFHALIQRIALDMETDHTDRKYELCRILADILITCRKEIVINSLEGQIWPESLFKGCGDILKAKIGPKQRDPALHLIATTLQVLGIQWAFMDEQKQFFLQLLQLAAIEVRMQMDEKKLETTFKQADLLSCCFVILEQCIEYMATDQLDLEPKEKQTTYTALKGAFNQVVAVLTRVSQDKIRDSANPRDKKFVVAIVKVLSAWLAQETTAMRPAIYKLLPFMLKVANESFHDLKTWRAGPREGEPPIDVLRIMLPALCHFAVEEEARRVLFTHKQDEVLLEALEFYFSIAHWKRPPIPRAERLKRMNEPDPVPTPEQQAEMKVARTAIVALCNILMNFTVLEPKKAEDGATFASLLKFVVENLPELKDTPDNLVIHGNLAVLGLLLLKQQSKKVKQNDFSICRYIQATIRFLWDAYNIDESNDPTALVVSIAYKGFWSDLSELWFLGMQTMCGVLPLVPWLSEFALESGWAEGIVKTLKKVKIGTLPANVKSAYEDFLSQLVDVNGDVQAVLKKADALRVCRNHRMMDLGKKLFGD
- the LOC121501910 gene encoding uncharacterized protein, whose translation is METIGADDYTVAELRNWLGRLNMPKSGNKATLAARLNGVPPEARGVCPAMEENDAGSSGLEHEDAGSAAPDSGVETVSNMIEHEAGAAAPGNGVITVSDMIEHEAGAASPVAEGSVHVRDDAGPSKFNSRGSREPANEVSTQLDALKRQLELVQLENEILRMEFAQRHNSAATPNQNSAATPNQNCAATPNQNGAATPNQNGAATPNQNNVSTPDRNVAGGDARSEGTPVNNNSLLAMAREMLPTYDGAANNKLPVSTWIAQLNAITKMYKLSDDVIRMLVMSKLKDRAQVWLHSSESLLTLPIHELLRQIDEAFNSKESKIMSRRKFQGRKWNPSEDFSTYFKEKTLLATHIQMDDEELIDSIIEGIPDTLLRQQAHMHCFNSSAQLLQAFAKVALRKPPLFSSGRAKVSAGDGPTSAPPKRCFNCNSIGHFAADCRKPKREHGACYACGSMDHQVHHCTEKKFVPSNEYNA